The sequence below is a genomic window from Mycobacterium spongiae.
GCGGCCTTGTTCCCGTCCTGATGAAGACACTCGGGTTGCCACTGTAGGCACATGTAATCGCCGCGTTCTCGGCCCCGGAACCGACGAGTCCCCGGATTGGCGACGCGCCATCAACGGAGCTGGGTCGTGTGCGGTTCGTCCGCAGCGGACGGCCGTTGCGCGGGATCCCGAGTTCGGCCAGGTCACGGTGTCGCTGAGACCACGGAGCCGTCCCCGAGAGGTCCGGAGAGCTATTGACCAGAGCGGATTGTTGCACCGTAAACTGATCCCGCGAATAGCCTCGCGATTTCGTCGGTCGGTTAGGGGAGACGGTTTATGTCATTTCTCAGCGTGGCGCCGGACATTGTGGCGGCGGCAGCAGGGAATTTGGAGAACATCGGCTCTGCACTGAGCGCGGCCAATGCGGTGGCGGCACCGCCGACCACGGGGCTCGCGGCGCCCGCCGCGGACGTGGTGTCGACGGCTGTTGCGGCGATGTTCGGAACCCATGCTCGGGAGTTCCAAGGCCTGAGCGCCCAAGCCGCGGCCTTTCATGACCAACTTGTCGGCGTGTTGAGACTCGGCGCGGCGGCATACGAACGCGCCGAGGCCGTCAATGTCCAACAGGTCCAACAGGTCCAACAGGTCCAACAGGCCGCGCTCAACGCGGTGCACGCACCTGCCCGAGCGCTGTTGGAGCAGCAGGTGGCCAAGAATGGAACTGCTCTGCGCAGCGCCCGCTCGGCTATCGACACGGCGGTCGCCGGCGGCGCTGCCCCGCTGGCCGCCGGTGGGCGCGCCGCGTTGGTCGTCGACGAAGGCATTCCCATCAGCTTCCCCGTCCTGAACACCGACACTCCGCTGGGCCCGCTGGCGCTGACGCTCAATGGGTCGATATCACCGATGACCCAAGAACTGGTCCTTGACT
It includes:
- a CDS encoding PE family protein; its protein translation is MSFLSVAPDIVAAAAGNLENIGSALSAANAVAAPPTTGLAAPAADVVSTAVAAMFGTHAREFQGLSAQAAAFHDQLVGVLRLGAAAYERAEAVNVQQVQQVQQVQQAALNAVHAPARALLEQQVAKNGTALRSARSAIDTAVAGGAAPLAAGGRAALVVDEGIPISFPVLNTDTPLGPLALTLNGSISPMTQELVLDSGSLAAPESLVFGLNAVGPYVTGLTALQNSSTAFAAAVQGGDPLGAAGALLNAPGNLVNGFLFGQTAIAQSIAAPEGSGYTSVGISVPVGGLLAPLQPVSVTLTPDAGASTVIPLSGPRIGGLVPALLEGAIPGF